The nucleotide window AACCTGCCACCGCGAAAACAGGCAAAAGAAATTCCTTCAAATCTATCCAGAAGAGCTGGGGCTTTCATTGATGTTAACGCTCCGCAGTATCCTGAAACCGCTTATACTATTGAGAAAATGGTTAAAGATGTATTGATCTCATCCGGAACCAATACCTGTCTTACTCCCAATGTAACCAATGTGAAGATTACTCCTAACCATGCTGCAAGTAATGCAGATAGAGCATGGGGATATTTTCATAAAGCTACAACCAATTTCCCCTTTAAAGATGGGCTTATTCTTTCTACAGGTTATGCAAGAAGAGCAGGTAACACTTTTGAAGGTGGCCTTAGTGATGTCAACGGTGGAGGATCAGATGCTGATCTTGCACAGGTGATTGGGGTAGTGGAAAGTAGATTGAATGATGCTGTTCTTTTGGAGTTTGACTTCGTTCCAACAACCTCTCAGATTAAATTTAATTATCTGATTGCCTCAGAAGAATATACAGGCTCATTCCCTTGTACCTTTGCAGATGCCTTTGCGATCTTATTGAGACCTACTTCAGGTGGACCTTATGTAAATATGGCTGTGCTTCCTGGAGGAGCCGGACCAGTAAGTATTACGAATATCCACCCTGAAATACCAGGGAGTTGTGGTGCTGTGAACGAACAATATTTCGGAGGATATAACACAGGTAACGTTGAAACCAACTTTAATGGAAGAACAATCCCATTGACTGCTACAGCAACAGTAGTAGCAGGACAGGAATATCACTTTAAAATGGTAATTGCCGATTACAGTGACCACAGTTATGACTCTGCGGTATTTCTTGAAGGAGGATCTTTCAACATCGGGGTAGATCTTTTAGACCCTGCAGGAACGAAATTACCTTCAGATATCAATGTATGTGATAATGTACCTCAGGTAATTACAGCTTCTGTAAATGACCCTAACCTTGTATACCAATGGTACTATAACGGTGCTCCGGTACCTAATGCTACTACCAATACAATTACCGCTATCCAGCCTGGTACCTATACTATCGAAGTAAGTGTTCCTGGTAATCCATGTCCGGGTAAAGCTTCCATAGAGATTCATGGCGGAACAACACCGCTGGCTCAGGATGCAACATTGCTGCTTTGTACTACACCGGATATTACTACTTTTGATTTAAGTACTATTACATCTACTATCAGCCCTACACCGGGAGCGATTTTTAAATTCTACGTAGATCAGGCAGATGCAATTGCTCAGAATGATAATTATATTCAGACTCCATTAAACTATAATGGTAATGATGGCCAGATTCTTTATGTGGTTGTTTCCAACGGAGCATTCTGTAGTAAAATGGTTGAACTGAAATTATTGAAGGAAGTAACGCCAACGGCTAAAGTAAAAGCTTCCAGAATAAAAATATGTCCTGGAGAGTCTGTAACCCTTACTGCTGAAGGAGGAGATACTTATCTGTGGAGTAATTTTATGGGAACAGGTAATATGCAGACGGTTACTTTATACCAGACGACAACATTTACCGTATATGCAATCGGACAAAAAGGATGTAAATCTCTGAATCCTGC belongs to Chryseobacterium culicis and includes:
- a CDS encoding choice-of-anchor L domain-containing protein translates to MRRYLPLCLFFLVISTFLFSQNLPPRKQAKEIPSNLSRRAGAFIDVNAPQYPETAYTIEKMVKDVLISSGTNTCLTPNVTNVKITPNHAASNADRAWGYFHKATTNFPFKDGLILSTGYARRAGNTFEGGLSDVNGGGSDADLAQVIGVVESRLNDAVLLEFDFVPTTSQIKFNYLIASEEYTGSFPCTFADAFAILLRPTSGGPYVNMAVLPGGAGPVSITNIHPEIPGSCGAVNEQYFGGYNTGNVETNFNGRTIPLTATATVVAGQEYHFKMVIADYSDHSYDSAVFLEGGSFNIGVDLLDPAGTKLPSDINVCDNVPQVITASVNDPNLVYQWYYNGAPVPNATTNTITAIQPGTYTIEVSVPGNPCPGKASIEIHGGTTPLAQDATLLLCTTPDITTFDLSTITSTISPTPGAIFKFYVDQADAIAQNDNYIQTPLNYNGNDGQILYVVVSNGAFCSKMVELKLLKEVTPTAKVKASRIKICPGESVTLTAEGGDTYLWSNFMGTGNMQTVTLYQTTTFTVYAIGQKGCKSLNPATIRIEVTPEITSPLKDVEMCIGDIVTLDAGAGQGFKYLWSTGATTQKINVDQWGIYSVEIDNGICKKVFEAKVMGAATPFVTALNYESIKKTVTITAENPPMNNTPSTLEYSIDNGISWQESNVFTNLLDNTNYTVLVRRVGTHCVGSLEFFTLQINNIITPNEDGINDVLDLKALGDFKNFKGSIYDRYGVEMFRFSKENPIWDGTVGGKRLPTATYWYKFNFEYPKSKAQMNWSGWIMLKNRN